One Candidatus Binataceae bacterium DNA window includes the following coding sequences:
- a CDS encoding GFA family protein, protein MSKISGLKTYSGGCHCGKVRFEATAPLEFVDECNCSICTKKAYLHWVVPRDAFKMLTAEENLATYSFNTGVAKHHFCRACGVAPFYIPRSDPDKVDVNARCIDGIDLASLRVEKFDGRNWEKSYETYRVERRGDKPEQERQ, encoded by the coding sequence ATGAGTAAAATCTCGGGCCTGAAAACCTATAGCGGCGGATGCCATTGCGGAAAGGTCCGCTTCGAAGCGACGGCGCCGCTCGAATTCGTTGACGAGTGCAACTGTTCGATCTGCACCAAGAAGGCGTACCTGCACTGGGTGGTCCCGCGCGACGCGTTCAAGATGCTGACCGCCGAGGAAAATCTCGCTACTTACTCGTTCAACACTGGCGTCGCGAAGCATCATTTCTGCCGCGCCTGCGGCGTCGCGCCGTTCTACATTCCGCGCTCCGATCCCGACAAGGTCGATGTGAACGCGCGATGCATCGACGGGATCGATCTCGCTAGCCTGCGCGTCGAGAAGTTCGACGGGCGGAACTGGGAGAAGTCCTACGAGACGTATCGCGTCGAGCGGCGCGGCGACAAACCAGAACAGGAGCGCCAGTGA